From the Ruania alkalisoli genome, one window contains:
- a CDS encoding carbohydrate ABC transporter permease, which yields MTALHTPAPAPARGNPDPAPRRVGFTQRLSRWDVKLSPYLYISPFFLLFALVGAFPLVYTAYVSVHEWNLLGGQGEFVGLQNFADVLGQAIFWKSVGNTFSIFVLSAAPQLALAITIAALLDQNLRAATFWRMGVLVPYVVAPVAVSLIFGRMFADQYGLINAILGGIGLDPVGWHSDRFASHVAIATIVNFRWTGYNALILLAAMQAVPRELYEAAVIDGAGRFRQFFSVTIPQIRSTMVFVVITATIGGMQIFDEVRMYDPIGLGGPSRNWMTTVLYLYDVAWGNQKNFGRAAAVAWLLFLLIVCIGLINFYLTSRIAAADGDRSAVSRRRTQALIAQAQAKARAGSRAEAPTAPLPAHAAALPDDGPPGQAPPGRTTRSTRDSGGQR from the coding sequence ATGACTGCCCTGCACACTCCCGCGCCCGCACCTGCGCGCGGCAACCCTGATCCGGCACCCCGCCGGGTCGGCTTCACTCAACGGCTCAGCCGCTGGGACGTCAAGCTCTCCCCGTACCTGTACATCTCCCCGTTCTTCCTGCTGTTCGCCCTCGTCGGCGCCTTCCCGCTCGTCTACACCGCCTACGTCTCGGTGCATGAGTGGAACCTGCTCGGCGGGCAGGGCGAGTTCGTGGGCCTGCAGAACTTTGCCGACGTGCTCGGGCAGGCGATCTTCTGGAAGTCCGTGGGGAACACCTTCTCGATCTTCGTGCTCTCCGCAGCCCCACAACTGGCACTGGCCATCACGATCGCGGCGCTGCTGGACCAGAACCTGCGCGCGGCCACGTTCTGGCGGATGGGCGTCCTGGTGCCCTACGTGGTGGCCCCGGTAGCGGTCTCGCTGATCTTCGGGCGGATGTTCGCCGACCAGTACGGCCTCATCAACGCCATCCTCGGCGGGATCGGCCTGGACCCGGTCGGCTGGCACAGCGACCGGTTCGCCAGCCATGTGGCGATCGCGACGATCGTGAACTTCCGCTGGACGGGGTACAACGCCCTCATCCTTCTCGCGGCGATGCAGGCCGTACCACGCGAGCTGTACGAGGCGGCCGTGATCGACGGCGCCGGCCGGTTCCGCCAGTTCTTCTCCGTCACCATCCCGCAGATCCGCTCCACCATGGTGTTCGTGGTCATCACCGCCACCATCGGCGGGATGCAGATCTTCGACGAGGTCCGCATGTACGACCCGATCGGCTTGGGCGGGCCGAGCCGCAACTGGATGACCACCGTGCTCTACCTGTACGACGTGGCCTGGGGGAACCAGAAGAACTTCGGGCGCGCGGCGGCCGTCGCCTGGCTGCTGTTCCTGCTGATCGTGTGTATCGGCTTGATCAACTTCTATCTCACCTCTCGTATCGCAGCCGCTGACGGCGACCGGTCGGCCGTGAGCCGGCGCCGCACCCAGGCGCTCATCGCCCAGGCACAGGCCAAGGCACGCGCAGGTTCGCGGGCCGAGGCGCCCACGGCACCCCTGCCCGCTCACGCCGCTGCGCTACCGGACGACGGCCCGCCAGGCCAGGCTCCGCCGGGGCGCACCACCAGATCGACGAGGGATTCGGGAGGGCAACGATGA
- a CDS encoding ABC transporter substrate-binding protein encodes MTTRTRITLAATSIAAMTALAACGGGDSGSDSEDPGTTGSGDGGDEITLTVATFNQFGYTDEMLDRYEEEHPGITVELITADSSEDARTNLTTKIAAGGEGLADIEGIEVDWLPELMQYPDLFTDLSDPELEGRWVDWKVAQATTADGRLLGYGTDIGPEGICYRQDLFEAAGLPTDPAEVAELLGGDDATWEDYFAAGREFVANSDAAWFDGAQATYQGMVNQLESAYEDAGTGDALDLSTNTAVRDLYDQVLSASVDDGLSAGLEQWSADWDAAFQNDGFATMLCPAWMTGPVEERAGGVDGWNLADVFPGGGGNWGGSFLTVPASGANTEAATELAAWLTHPEQQTEAFGNAGTFPSQIEAQTSEEVQSATNDFFNDAPIGEIFTSRAEAIEVVPFKGANYFSIHQAVQNAVLRVDVTGEQDADSSWESAVEEFNGLGLM; translated from the coding sequence ATGACGACACGCACGAGAATCACCCTGGCAGCCACCAGCATCGCGGCCATGACCGCGCTTGCCGCCTGCGGAGGAGGTGACAGCGGGAGCGACTCCGAGGACCCCGGCACCACCGGCTCCGGGGACGGCGGGGACGAGATCACTCTGACCGTCGCCACCTTCAACCAGTTCGGCTACACCGACGAGATGCTCGACCGCTACGAGGAGGAGCACCCCGGGATCACCGTGGAGCTGATCACCGCCGACTCCTCCGAGGACGCCCGCACCAACCTCACCACCAAGATCGCCGCCGGCGGCGAGGGCCTGGCCGATATCGAGGGCATCGAGGTCGACTGGTTGCCCGAACTGATGCAGTACCCCGACCTGTTCACCGATCTTTCCGACCCCGAGCTCGAGGGCCGGTGGGTCGACTGGAAGGTCGCCCAGGCCACCACGGCGGACGGCCGCCTGCTCGGCTACGGCACCGACATCGGCCCGGAGGGCATCTGCTACCGGCAGGATCTCTTCGAAGCCGCAGGCCTGCCCACCGACCCGGCCGAGGTGGCCGAGCTGCTCGGTGGCGACGACGCCACCTGGGAGGACTACTTCGCAGCGGGGCGCGAGTTCGTCGCCAACTCCGACGCGGCCTGGTTCGACGGCGCCCAGGCCACTTACCAGGGCATGGTCAACCAGCTCGAGTCCGCCTATGAGGACGCCGGTACCGGTGACGCTCTCGATCTGTCCACCAACACCGCAGTCCGCGACCTCTACGACCAGGTCCTCTCCGCATCCGTCGACGACGGTCTCTCGGCCGGCCTGGAGCAGTGGAGTGCCGACTGGGACGCGGCATTCCAGAACGACGGCTTCGCCACCATGCTCTGCCCGGCGTGGATGACCGGTCCGGTCGAGGAGCGCGCCGGTGGTGTGGACGGATGGAACCTCGCCGACGTCTTCCCCGGTGGCGGTGGCAACTGGGGCGGATCGTTCCTGACCGTGCCCGCCTCGGGTGCGAACACCGAGGCCGCGACCGAGCTTGCTGCCTGGCTTACTCACCCGGAGCAGCAGACCGAAGCGTTCGGCAACGCCGGAACCTTCCCCTCCCAGATCGAGGCCCAGACCTCCGAGGAGGTCCAGTCCGCGACGAACGACTTCTTCAACGACGCCCCGATCGGGGAGATCTTCACCTCCCGCGCCGAGGCGATCGAGGTGGTGCCGTTCAAGGGAGCGAACTACTTCTCCATCCACCAGGCCGTGCAGAACGCGGTGCTGCGAGTGGACGTGACCGGTGAGCAGGACGCCGATTCCAGCTGGGAGAGTGCGGTCGAGGAGTTCAACGGCCTCGGCCTGATGTGA
- a CDS encoding trimeric intracellular cation channel family protein, with protein MDPEALIRWLDLTGVLFNAILGGVVARAHRLDPIGFAVLAILSGLGGGLIRDTLLQAGPPVALTDNAYVLTALAGAVIAFAVRLEGRIWDRAFAPIDALALGLWAAVGAQKTLAVGLGPLAAVMLGVVTAVGGGFVRDVVMRQVPRILGRSTLYATCALAAAVLATGLTLLGASTFGSLAGAALGAVLCLLAQWRGWVLPESVGWKPPRPSFRRLRKLARRAARRRHE; from the coding sequence GTGGACCCTGAGGCGCTCATCCGCTGGCTGGACCTGACCGGGGTCCTGTTCAACGCGATCCTCGGCGGTGTCGTCGCCCGGGCGCACCGGCTCGATCCGATCGGATTCGCGGTGCTGGCCATTCTCTCCGGCCTCGGCGGCGGGCTCATCCGGGACACGTTGCTGCAGGCCGGTCCACCGGTGGCGCTGACGGACAACGCCTACGTCCTGACCGCCCTCGCCGGTGCCGTGATCGCGTTCGCCGTGCGGCTCGAAGGCCGCATCTGGGACCGGGCGTTCGCGCCGATCGACGCCCTCGCCCTGGGCCTGTGGGCAGCCGTGGGCGCGCAGAAGACACTCGCGGTCGGCCTGGGCCCGCTGGCTGCTGTGATGCTCGGGGTCGTCACCGCCGTCGGGGGAGGGTTCGTGCGGGACGTGGTGATGCGCCAGGTTCCCCGCATCCTGGGGCGCTCCACCCTGTACGCCACGTGCGCACTCGCCGCCGCCGTCCTGGCGACAGGTCTCACCCTGCTGGGTGCGAGCACGTTCGGCAGCCTCGCCGGGGCCGCGCTCGGCGCCGTGCTGTGCCTGCTCGCACAGTGGCGCGGCTGGGTGCTCCCGGAGTCGGTCGGGTGGAAACCACCGCGACCCAGCTTCCGCCGCCTGCGCAAACTCGCCCGCCGGGCGGCCCGGCGACGGCACGAGTAG
- a CDS encoding DUF1266 domain-containing protein, producing MDLITIAAWAAVILFVGASWFGISLLYRRAGERGERRRAERAVVKEFKNGAHTVTFQWGPETIAQDPTGWLLVASGHHAVAANQPLDVFGYPAPGEGARILAESWDVHSRTDLVAQMLSLLVSGHRNSFDAERAHWLSLDQAGQRQLRKDLARAAKASPTAREEYLRFERIRTDAQGARSIDFLAWDLDRVILLARAGVGAGYLSEPEGRDLALAAAAGLRSRYRGWDELNASFTRGRWYWRSMDGVEEASAAEHDRQFTRAAAPMWNLVPWEAALPAPTFAALDSLPPQMVAFLAEQHLGQPWQAELRAAVQARLTSG from the coding sequence GTGGACCTCATCACGATTGCTGCCTGGGCCGCCGTCATCCTGTTCGTCGGAGCCAGCTGGTTCGGGATATCCCTGCTGTACCGCCGCGCCGGTGAGCGCGGTGAACGTCGACGGGCCGAGCGTGCGGTGGTCAAGGAGTTCAAGAACGGCGCACACACCGTGACCTTCCAGTGGGGTCCAGAGACGATCGCTCAGGACCCCACCGGCTGGCTACTGGTGGCCAGTGGGCACCATGCGGTGGCGGCGAACCAGCCGTTGGACGTCTTCGGCTATCCCGCACCTGGCGAGGGCGCACGGATCCTCGCCGAGTCGTGGGACGTGCACTCCCGCACCGACCTGGTGGCGCAGATGCTCAGCCTGCTGGTCTCCGGGCACCGCAACTCCTTCGACGCCGAACGTGCGCACTGGCTCTCCCTCGATCAGGCCGGGCAGCGCCAGCTCCGCAAGGATCTCGCCAGGGCGGCCAAGGCCTCGCCCACCGCCCGCGAGGAGTACCTGCGCTTCGAGCGGATCCGCACCGATGCGCAGGGGGCGCGGTCGATCGACTTCCTCGCCTGGGACCTGGACCGGGTCATTCTGCTCGCTCGCGCCGGGGTCGGAGCCGGGTATCTCAGCGAGCCCGAAGGACGCGACCTGGCGCTCGCAGCCGCGGCCGGCCTGCGCTCGCGCTACCGGGGCTGGGATGAGCTGAACGCGTCCTTCACCCGCGGCCGCTGGTACTGGCGCAGCATGGACGGCGTGGAGGAAGCCTCCGCAGCCGAGCATGACCGCCAGTTCACCCGGGCGGCTGCGCCGATGTGGAATCTGGTGCCGTGGGAGGCAGCACTGCCGGCGCCCACCTTCGCCGCACTCGACAGCCTGCCACCGCAGATGGTGGCTTTCCTCGCCGAGCAGCACCTGGGCCAGCCGTGGCAGGCCGAGCTCCGGGCGGCCGTCCAGGCGCGTCTGACTTCGGGGTGA
- a CDS encoding histone-like nucleoid-structuring protein Lsr2, which yields MATRTIIDLTDDLDGTEAQHTVRFSLEDAVYEIDLNGANRDKLVRALAPFAAAARRVRGGVADGGSVRDETPVDTRAVREWARARGIEVPAKKRVPATVIEQFRAAGN from the coding sequence GTGGCCACCAGGACGATCATCGACCTGACCGACGACCTCGACGGCACCGAGGCACAGCACACGGTGCGGTTCTCTCTCGAGGACGCCGTGTACGAGATCGACCTCAACGGCGCCAACCGTGACAAGCTGGTTCGCGCTCTGGCCCCGTTCGCCGCCGCGGCACGCCGGGTGCGCGGCGGTGTGGCAGACGGCGGATCCGTCCGTGATGAGACGCCCGTCGATACCCGCGCCGTCCGGGAATGGGCCCGTGCGCGCGGCATCGAGGTGCCCGCGAAGAAGCGCGTTCCGGCCACGGTCATCGAGCAGTTCCGCGCCGCCGGCAACTGA
- a CDS encoding alpha/beta hydrolase yields the protein MTTDVLGHPWQQETLRLRPEAAGEPVATLVSARAPLGVADPAEAATPSRAVLYVHGFTDYFFQTEHAQAWLDAGYDFYALDLRDCGRSIRPGRTPSFVADLATYDEEIGLALARVRAAGAQQVVLLGHSTGGLITSLYVSDHPGAVDALVLNSPWFDLNSSWVNRVITTRFIDVLGTCFPLLRVGTLGEPYGRSLHTSTGGDWDYDLAWKPIEDVPVHAGWLRAVRRGHARVARGLDIQVPVLVCTSGRSGHPNHPSPEDLTGADCVLNVAHTWTRAPRLGADVTVRRFEGGRHDLALSSSRVRHAYAQEVMSWLATRMAR from the coding sequence ATGACGACGGACGTTCTGGGACACCCCTGGCAGCAGGAGACGCTGCGGCTGCGACCCGAGGCGGCGGGCGAACCCGTCGCGACCCTGGTCAGCGCCAGGGCACCCCTCGGCGTTGCTGATCCAGCCGAAGCAGCGACACCCTCACGGGCCGTGCTCTATGTGCACGGCTTCACCGACTACTTCTTCCAGACCGAGCATGCCCAGGCGTGGCTGGATGCCGGCTACGACTTCTACGCTCTGGACCTGCGCGACTGCGGCCGGTCGATCCGTCCCGGCCGCACGCCGAGCTTCGTGGCGGACCTGGCCACCTACGACGAGGAGATCGGTCTCGCACTCGCCCGGGTCCGCGCGGCCGGCGCGCAGCAGGTGGTGCTGCTCGGGCATTCCACCGGCGGGTTGATCACCTCCCTGTACGTCTCCGACCACCCTGGAGCCGTGGACGCCCTGGTGCTCAACAGCCCGTGGTTCGATCTCAACTCCTCCTGGGTGAACCGGGTGATCACCACCCGTTTCATCGACGTGCTCGGTACCTGCTTCCCGTTACTGCGGGTGGGCACCCTGGGTGAGCCGTACGGGCGCAGCCTGCACACCTCCACCGGCGGCGACTGGGACTACGACCTGGCTTGGAAGCCAATCGAGGACGTCCCGGTTCACGCCGGCTGGTTGCGGGCGGTGCGGCGCGGGCACGCCCGGGTCGCGCGCGGCCTGGACATCCAGGTGCCGGTTCTGGTGTGCACCTCGGGGCGCAGCGGGCACCCAAACCACCCGTCTCCGGAGGATCTCACCGGCGCCGACTGCGTGCTGAACGTGGCGCACACGTGGACGCGTGCGCCCAGGCTCGGAGCCGATGTGACCGTACGCCGCTTCGAGGGCGGCCGGCACGATCTGGCGCTCTCCTCATCCCGCGTCCGCCACGCCTATGCGCAGGAGGTCATGTCCTGGCTCGCCACCCGGATGGCCCGCTGA
- a CDS encoding aminotransferase class V-fold PLP-dependent enzyme, with protein MSQHTLLPLVGAETTVPLTVPRDGASSIGYANLDYAASAPALAAVADAVARALPLYASVHRGAGYLSQVSTALYEQARTAVGRFVGARADDVVVITRNTTDSLNLLGGCVPGRVLVLDIEHHANLLPWQRRGADVLAARASVAETVTALREALTAGDYALVAITGASNVTGESLPVAEVVAAAHEAGTRVVVDAAQLAPHRLFSLQATGADYVAVSGHKLYAPYGAGALIGRRDWLDVGTPYLAGGGAVTNVAVEETVWEPAPQRHEAGSPNVIGAIALGVACTQLEAVAARLAQHDAALRARLIDGLEGIEGVQVLRLWADSAEPTAVVSFSLPGHDAGLVAAYLSAEHGIGVRDGRFCAHPLLAARGLEAGLRASIGLGTTSEHVDRLIAGIEQYLTTGSRASYEVVGGRWQPQDDQRELPEAIGLLQDLHAEADAPSVLATAAAGAGCGPAASTVPTVAQVLAGTH; from the coding sequence ATGTCGCAGCACACACTTCTCCCGCTCGTCGGCGCCGAGACCACGGTCCCGCTGACGGTCCCGCGGGATGGCGCCTCGTCGATCGGCTACGCGAACCTCGACTATGCCGCGAGCGCACCGGCACTGGCGGCTGTGGCGGACGCCGTCGCGCGGGCGTTGCCGCTGTATGCGAGCGTGCATCGTGGGGCGGGGTACCTCTCGCAGGTCTCGACGGCCCTGTACGAACAGGCTCGCACCGCGGTCGGGCGCTTCGTGGGGGCGAGGGCCGATGACGTGGTGGTCATCACCCGCAACACCACCGATTCGCTGAACCTGCTCGGCGGGTGCGTACCCGGACGGGTGCTGGTGCTCGACATCGAGCACCACGCGAACCTGCTGCCGTGGCAGCGTCGCGGCGCCGACGTGCTCGCCGCGCGCGCATCCGTGGCCGAGACGGTGACGGCACTGCGGGAGGCTCTGACTGCCGGCGACTACGCCCTGGTAGCGATCACCGGGGCCTCAAATGTGACCGGTGAGTCGTTGCCGGTGGCCGAGGTGGTGGCCGCCGCGCACGAGGCCGGAACCCGCGTGGTGGTCGACGCCGCCCAGCTGGCCCCACACCGGCTGTTCTCGCTGCAAGCCACCGGTGCCGACTACGTGGCCGTCTCGGGGCACAAGCTGTACGCGCCCTACGGCGCCGGTGCGCTGATCGGGCGCCGGGACTGGCTGGATGTGGGCACGCCGTACCTCGCCGGCGGTGGTGCGGTCACGAACGTCGCGGTCGAGGAGACCGTGTGGGAACCCGCACCGCAACGGCACGAGGCCGGCAGCCCGAACGTGATCGGGGCCATCGCACTCGGGGTGGCCTGCACCCAGCTGGAGGCGGTGGCCGCGCGTCTGGCCCAGCACGATGCTGCGCTGCGCGCACGGCTGATCGACGGGCTGGAGGGGATCGAGGGCGTGCAGGTGCTGCGCTTGTGGGCGGACTCGGCCGAGCCGACAGCCGTGGTCTCGTTCAGCCTGCCTGGTCATGATGCCGGCCTGGTGGCCGCCTATCTCTCCGCCGAACATGGCATCGGAGTGCGCGACGGCCGGTTCTGTGCCCATCCGCTGCTCGCCGCGCGCGGGCTGGAAGCCGGGCTCCGCGCCAGCATCGGGCTCGGCACCACCTCCGAGCACGTGGACCGGCTCATCGCCGGGATCGAGCAGTACCTGACCACTGGTTCCCGCGCCTCCTATGAGGTGGTCGGCGGCCGGTGGCAGCCGCAGGACGACCAGCGTGAACTGCCGGAGGCGATCGGGCTGCTGCAGGATCTGCATGCGGAGGCGGATGCACCGTCGGTGCTCGCGACCGCGGCAGCCGGCGCAGGGTGCGGCCCGGCTGCCAGCACCGTGCCGACGGTGGCGCAGGTACTGGCCGGCACGCACTGA
- a CDS encoding DUF6882 domain-containing protein — MTQISSFQDVLDDSLLTAHDRQSDLLGRLEACGPEEERTWGVDLDTRTATFTGPAGTFTATAHLLGSAAPGPRSWLWAWANPQYAGPLVARAEQVRGFGEQYAIPQLRDAEVPLDAEPRQVAGHICAAAGLICGGLTHYTLDAGRGTVAALLLESPELAPTPPSAIRAARVLAEVAQAGQVRNWDRAIRGYAQWRGFTLGEAPEGLTLAAPDGTAICTLDDRGRLGQVKGSFHQA, encoded by the coding sequence GTGACTCAGATCAGCTCCTTCCAGGACGTCCTCGACGACTCATTGCTCACCGCTCACGACCGGCAGTCCGACCTCCTGGGCCGCTTGGAGGCGTGCGGGCCCGAGGAAGAGCGCACGTGGGGCGTCGACCTCGACACCCGCACCGCAACGTTCACCGGCCCTGCGGGAACCTTCACCGCCACGGCGCACCTGCTGGGCAGCGCCGCACCTGGCCCCCGGTCGTGGCTGTGGGCGTGGGCCAACCCGCAGTACGCCGGTCCCCTGGTCGCACGCGCCGAACAGGTACGCGGGTTCGGCGAGCAGTACGCGATCCCGCAACTACGGGACGCCGAGGTCCCCCTGGACGCTGAACCGCGCCAGGTGGCCGGGCACATCTGCGCCGCTGCCGGTCTGATCTGCGGCGGGCTGACGCACTACACGCTCGATGCCGGCCGCGGCACCGTCGCGGCACTTCTGCTCGAGTCTCCCGAGCTGGCTCCCACCCCACCGAGCGCGATCCGTGCGGCACGGGTGCTCGCGGAAGTGGCCCAGGCCGGGCAGGTCCGCAACTGGGACCGGGCGATCCGCGGCTACGCCCAATGGCGGGGTTTCACCCTGGGTGAGGCGCCCGAGGGCCTCACCCTGGCCGCACCGGATGGGACTGCCATCTGCACGCTCGACGATCGGGGCCGCCTCGGTCAGGTGAAGGGGAGCTTCCACCAGGCCTGA
- a CDS encoding helix-turn-helix transcriptional regulator yields the protein MTSVARVGSEIALVARTAELARLDAVWREAVGGSAAAVLLPGEAGVGKTRLVGEVAGIAERTGGVVLIGHCVGLGDAAPPYLPVVEVLEQMRDIDASLVADAPALATLVARGGTGRTSEQLQVFDSFFSALTTLAERAPVLLVIEDLHWADASTRDLLTFLLARVSGEALAVVLTYRSDEMHRRHPLRPMLLEIARMRRVERLDLEPFSEADAREFARAVAARDELVPRDVEVEQIAARSGGNAFFVEELLAAPGSRLAGPLADVLLGRIEQLDPDAQRLVRVASVAGQRRVRRATLLAVTEFDEDRLELALRECLARYVLVLGEDDTVEFRHALLREAVYADLLPGERTRTHAAFVRLLQERRYPGWRGAQAHHATQSGDLPTALTSHIGAAQEAEDVAATADVLAHLEQALALWDAVPDAAEVTGTDEFTLMIRAADAAVAAGRTERCTAFLRSALRLADAGGDPIARAGVRRRLAKVRYAEDDWAEGRRIIGEAWELVRDQPPSGERAWVLSTLAFGGPSAQHRSWVTEAVSDARQAGAGDAEADALISLSYLLLHEGQEKEAMAVLDQARARAAQVRAYEVELRAHFNLTVGEFERGNLALAVEHARRGLARARQEGLVWATYGRELVWLAIQVFYAAGAWDEAEELASPPGEQAPDWLSAVIGCSAALLAAGRGRWEEADARLARARTCGISDEEVLKIAAYATAELGLWRHRPHEVVADLESLVERSLAEHAVSAATGHHGPPLHLLRIGALGIAAAADAAAQSRSHHHDDAAQDAVAAGERFAAVVARTEQEGAPRGATLGPEGKAWLARAEAESARLRGQAALGAWARVIAAFDYGDVYQQAVVRWRYAEALLTEQRTAPTQEVEHGEGARERACSELLQALQVAQELGAAPLKAELESLARRHRLSVPGVRLASTDLLTPRERSVLELVAQGLTNKAIGAQLYISEKTVSVHLTRVMAKLGAHSRTDAVARALSQGLIEGF from the coding sequence ATGACCTCCGTGGCACGGGTCGGGTCTGAGATCGCGCTGGTCGCGCGCACTGCGGAACTCGCCCGCCTGGACGCCGTGTGGCGGGAGGCGGTCGGCGGGTCCGCAGCTGCCGTACTGCTGCCCGGGGAAGCCGGCGTGGGCAAGACCCGCCTGGTGGGCGAGGTCGCCGGCATCGCCGAACGCACCGGCGGGGTCGTCCTCATCGGGCATTGCGTCGGCCTCGGTGACGCTGCCCCGCCGTATCTGCCGGTGGTCGAGGTGCTCGAGCAGATGCGCGACATCGACGCCTCGTTGGTGGCGGACGCGCCGGCCCTGGCGACCCTGGTGGCGCGCGGTGGCACCGGGCGGACTTCAGAGCAGCTCCAGGTCTTCGACTCCTTCTTCTCGGCTCTGACCACCCTGGCCGAAAGGGCACCGGTCCTGCTGGTGATCGAGGACCTGCACTGGGCTGACGCCTCCACCCGCGATCTGCTGACCTTCCTGCTCGCCCGCGTCTCCGGGGAGGCGCTCGCGGTGGTGCTGACCTACCGTTCCGACGAGATGCACCGCCGCCATCCGCTGCGCCCGATGCTCCTCGAGATCGCGCGGATGCGGCGGGTGGAACGGCTTGATCTGGAGCCCTTCTCCGAGGCTGACGCACGCGAGTTCGCCCGGGCAGTGGCGGCCAGGGACGAGCTCGTGCCCCGAGACGTCGAGGTGGAGCAGATCGCGGCCCGATCCGGAGGTAACGCCTTCTTCGTGGAGGAGCTGCTCGCCGCACCTGGGAGCAGGTTGGCCGGACCTCTCGCTGACGTGCTCCTGGGTCGGATCGAGCAGCTCGACCCCGACGCGCAGCGCCTCGTGCGGGTCGCCTCGGTGGCCGGGCAACGTCGGGTGCGGCGCGCCACACTGCTGGCGGTCACCGAGTTCGACGAAGACAGGCTTGAACTGGCGCTGCGCGAATGCCTGGCCCGCTACGTGCTGGTGCTCGGCGAGGACGACACGGTCGAGTTCCGGCACGCGCTGCTCCGGGAGGCCGTCTACGCCGACCTGCTCCCCGGGGAACGGACCCGGACGCACGCGGCCTTCGTGCGCCTGCTGCAGGAACGACGCTATCCCGGCTGGCGGGGGGCGCAAGCGCATCACGCCACCCAGTCCGGCGACCTGCCCACTGCCCTCACGTCGCACATCGGTGCCGCACAGGAGGCCGAGGATGTCGCCGCCACCGCCGACGTACTCGCCCACCTGGAGCAGGCGCTGGCGCTGTGGGACGCGGTGCCCGACGCGGCCGAGGTCACGGGAACCGACGAGTTCACGCTGATGATCCGGGCCGCGGATGCCGCCGTCGCAGCCGGGCGCACCGAACGGTGCACGGCATTCCTGAGGTCCGCTCTCCGGCTCGCCGACGCCGGCGGTGACCCGATCGCCCGCGCCGGGGTGCGCCGTCGGCTGGCGAAGGTGCGCTATGCCGAGGACGACTGGGCTGAGGGGCGGCGGATCATCGGCGAAGCGTGGGAGCTGGTGAGGGACCAGCCACCGAGCGGAGAGCGGGCGTGGGTGCTGTCCACCCTCGCGTTCGGCGGACCGTCCGCCCAGCATCGTTCCTGGGTCACCGAGGCAGTCAGTGATGCCCGGCAGGCGGGTGCCGGGGACGCCGAGGCCGACGCCCTGATCTCCCTGTCCTACCTGCTGCTGCACGAGGGGCAGGAGAAGGAGGCGATGGCGGTCCTTGACCAAGCGCGCGCCCGTGCCGCTCAGGTGCGCGCCTACGAGGTGGAGCTGCGTGCCCACTTCAACCTCACCGTCGGTGAGTTCGAGCGCGGGAACCTGGCGCTCGCCGTGGAACACGCCCGTCGCGGGCTCGCCCGGGCCCGGCAGGAGGGGCTCGTCTGGGCGACCTATGGCCGGGAACTGGTGTGGTTGGCCATCCAGGTGTTCTATGCGGCCGGCGCATGGGATGAGGCGGAAGAACTCGCCTCGCCGCCGGGCGAGCAGGCGCCGGACTGGCTCTCGGCGGTCATCGGCTGCTCGGCCGCGCTCTTGGCCGCCGGCCGGGGGCGGTGGGAGGAGGCCGACGCTCGACTTGCGCGGGCGCGCACCTGCGGAATCTCCGATGAGGAAGTGCTCAAGATCGCGGCCTATGCGACGGCGGAACTGGGCCTGTGGCGTCACCGTCCCCACGAGGTGGTCGCCGACCTGGAGAGTCTGGTCGAGCGCAGCCTGGCTGAACACGCGGTGTCCGCAGCCACCGGCCACCACGGGCCACCGCTGCACCTGCTGCGGATCGGTGCTCTCGGGATCGCGGCGGCAGCGGACGCGGCTGCCCAGTCACGCTCCCACCATCACGACGATGCCGCCCAGGATGCTGTGGCCGCCGGCGAGAGATTCGCAGCTGTGGTCGCCCGGACGGAGCAGGAGGGTGCACCGCGTGGGGCGACGCTGGGACCGGAAGGGAAGGCGTGGCTGGCGCGAGCGGAGGCCGAGAGCGCTCGTCTGCGCGGCCAGGCAGCGCTGGGAGCGTGGGCACGCGTCATCGCCGCCTTCGACTACGGCGATGTGTACCAGCAGGCGGTCGTCCGATGGCGCTACGCCGAGGCACTGCTGACCGAACAGCGCACTGCGCCAACGCAGGAGGTCGAGCACGGCGAGGGTGCGCGGGAGCGGGCGTGCTCGGAGCTTCTGCAGGCGTTGCAGGTGGCGCAGGAACTCGGCGCCGCGCCGCTGAAGGCGGAGCTGGAATCCCTCGCGCGGAGGCACCGGCTCTCCGTGCCGGGCGTGCGGCTCGCCTCCACCGACCTGCTCACGCCGCGGGAGCGGTCGGTGCTGGAGCTCGTTGCCCAGGGTCTGACCAACAAGGCGATCGGCGCCCAGCTCTACATCAGCGAGAAGACCGTGAGCGTGCACCTGACGCGCGTCATGGCCAAACTCGGGGCGCACAGCCGCACCGACGCCGTCGCCCGTGCGTTGAGCCAGGGCCTGATCGAGGGGTTCTGA